A region of Pseudomonas sp. Marseille-Q3773 DNA encodes the following proteins:
- a CDS encoding phage tail protein: MAIETFTWAPDDEASGDSTLRTRKSQFGDNYAQVSTDGLNAESDSWSLSFGGLADEVAPILAFIRRHRGAKSFLWTNPEGVLGLYRCETFRQQRKPGGVAVLTASFERAFHP, translated from the coding sequence ATGGCGATCGAAACATTCACCTGGGCGCCAGATGACGAGGCCAGCGGTGACAGCACCTTGCGCACCCGGAAATCACAGTTCGGGGACAACTACGCCCAAGTGTCCACTGATGGCCTGAATGCCGAGTCTGACAGCTGGTCGCTGTCGTTCGGCGGCCTGGCTGACGAGGTCGCCCCCATCCTGGCGTTCATCCGGCGGCACCGGGGGGCAAAGTCGTTCTTGTGGACGAACCCAGAGGGCGTGCTCGGCTTGTACCGGTGCGAGACGTTCAGGCAGCAACGCAAGCCGGGCGGCGTGGCGGTGCTGACAGCCTCCTTTGAAAGAGCATTTCATCCATGA
- a CDS encoding phage minor tail protein L encodes MSLITQLQKLEPGAEILLFELDGSDFGADTLRFHGHAIPHTPQELAAAGASADQLPAKSIWWQGNEYGAWPVQIEGIEANSDGTAVRPTLTVGNVNGRITALCLAFDNLIEFKLTMRHTMARYLDAVNFPAGNTEADPTEEAIEVWYIDQKVSENGTTVSWELASPGDVGGETIGRQMTQLCHWAMTAGYRGPNCGYTGPYYDLDGKPTDDPAKDQCNGCLDSGCTVRFGQGNQLPFGGFPAVSLIARS; translated from the coding sequence ATGAGCTTGATCACTCAGCTACAGAAGCTGGAGCCGGGCGCGGAAATCCTTCTGTTCGAATTGGATGGCTCCGATTTTGGAGCGGACACGCTGCGATTCCACGGGCACGCGATACCGCACACACCTCAAGAACTGGCAGCGGCTGGCGCGAGCGCCGACCAGCTGCCGGCGAAGTCGATCTGGTGGCAGGGCAATGAGTACGGCGCCTGGCCGGTGCAGATCGAGGGCATCGAAGCGAACTCGGACGGCACCGCCGTGCGCCCCACGCTGACCGTGGGCAACGTGAATGGCCGGATCACAGCCTTGTGCCTGGCCTTCGACAACCTCATCGAGTTCAAGCTGACCATGCGCCACACGATGGCGCGTTACCTGGATGCGGTGAACTTTCCGGCAGGCAACACTGAGGCCGACCCGACCGAGGAAGCCATCGAGGTCTGGTACATCGACCAGAAGGTGTCCGAGAACGGCACCACGGTTTCTTGGGAGCTGGCCAGCCCTGGCGACGTGGGCGGGGAGACGATCGGCCGGCAGATGACCCAGCTATGCCACTGGGCAATGACTGCCGGCTACCGTGGCCCGAACTGTGGATACACCGGCCCCTACTACGACTTGGACGGCAAGCCCACGGATGACCCGGCCAAAGACCAGTGCAACGGTTGCCTCGACTCAGGCTGCACCGTCCGGTTTGGCCAGGGCAACCAACTGCCCTTTGGCGGCTTCCCGGCCGTTTCCCTCATCGCACGGA